One genomic segment of Oncorhynchus kisutch isolate 150728-3 linkage group LG15, Okis_V2, whole genome shotgun sequence includes these proteins:
- the LOC109905626 gene encoding putative nucleotidyltransferase MAB21L1: protein MIAAQAKLVYHLNKYYQEKCQSRKAAISKTIREVCKVVSDVLKEVEVQEPRFISSLNEMDNRFEGLEVISPTEFEVVLYLNQMGVFNFVDDGSLPGCAVLKLSDGRKRSMSLWVEFITASGYLSARKIRSRFQTLVAQAVDKCSYRDVVKMVSDTSEVKLRIRDRYIVQITPAFKCTGIWPRSAAHWPLPHIPWPGPNRVAEVKAEGFNLLSKECYSLNGKQSSAESDAWVLQFGEAENRLLLGGCRKKCLSVLKTLRDRHLELPGTPLNNYHMKTLVSYECEKHPRESDWDENNLGDRLNGILLQLISCLQCRRCPHYFLPTLDLFQGKPHSALENAAKQTWRLAREILTNPKSLEKL, encoded by the coding sequence ATGATAGCCGCCCAGGCCAAGCTGGTGTACCACCTCAACAAATACTACCAGGAGAAATGTCAATCTCGGAAGGCGGCCATCTCCAAGACCATCCGGGAGGTGTGCAAGGTGGTCTCGGACGTCTTGAAGGAGGTGGAGGTGCAGGAGCCCCGCTTCATCAGCTCTCTCAACGAGATGGACAACCGCTTCGAGGGGCTAGAGGTCATCTCCCCCACGGAGTTCGAGGTGGTGCTCTACCTCAACCAGATGGGGGTGTTTAACTTCGTGGATGATGGGTCTCTGCCGGGCTGCGCCGTGCTCAAGCTAAGCGACGGCCGCAAGAGGAGCATGTCTCTCTGGGTAGAATTCATCACTGCCTCCGGGTACCTCTCTGCGCGCAAGATCCGCTCCAGATTTCAGACCCTAGTGGCGCAGGCAGTGGATAAATGCAGCTATAGAGATGTTGTCAAAATGGTGTCAGACACCAGCGAGGTGAAGTTACGCATCAGAGACAGATACATCGTTCAGATCACCCCGGCTTTCAAATGCACCGGGATCTGGCCCCGCAGCGCAGCGCACTGGCCCCTACCGCACATCCCCTGGCCGGGGCCCAACAGGGTAGCCGAGGTAAAGGCCGAGGGATTCAACCTTCTCTCTAAAGAGTGCTACTCGTTGAACGGAAAACAAAGTTCGGCAGAGAGCGACGCCTGGGTCCTGCAGTTCGGCGAGGCCGAGAACCGCCTACTCCTGGGAGGCTGCAGGAAGAAATGTCTGTCGGTCCTCAAGACGTTACGGGACCGGCACCTTGAGCTGCCTGGGACGCCCCTCAACAACTACCACATGAAGACTCTGGTTTCTTATGAGTGTGAAAAACATCCACGGGAGTCTGACTGGGACGAGAACAACCTCGGGGACCGTTTGAACGGGATTCTATTGCAGCTTATTTCGTGTTTGCAGTGCAGGAGGTGTCCCCATTACTTCCTGCCTACTCTAGACCTGTTCCAGGGGAAACCTCATTCTGCTCTAGAAAATGCAGCCAAACAGACCTGGCGACTGGCGAGAGAGATTCTGACCAACCCCAAAAGCTTGGAGAAACTCTGA